The Streptococcus pluranimalium genome contains a region encoding:
- a CDS encoding pyridoxal phosphate-dependent aminotransferase, with protein sequence MDVSQRYNHNLDKLEISLIRQFDQSISGIPGMLRMTLGEPDFPTPQHVKEAAKRAIDEDKSYYTGMAGLLELRQAAANFVKEKYNLTYDPESEILTTIGATEAISASLAAILEPGDSVLFPGPGFPIYEALTKMYGGDFIELDTSKTDFVLSPEALEEAIIAQGDKLKVVVLNSPANPTGVVYTREQIKALAAVIRKYPIYVISDEVYSEITYTEEGHVSIGEYLPEQTIVINGLSKSHAMTGWRLGFIFANKILCAQLVKSHQYLVTSATTITQYAALEALTNGKDDALPMRDEYRKRRDVIATALTELGFDVVSPDGAFYIWAKIPGEAGKDSYAFLEKLAHEKAVALIPGIAFGPYGEGYLRISYAASMAVIQEAMKRLKEFMTSND encoded by the coding sequence ATGGATGTTAGTCAACGCTATAATCATAATTTAGATAAGCTGGAGATTTCTTTGATTCGTCAATTTGATCAATCCATTTCAGGAATTCCTGGGATGCTTCGAATGACTTTGGGCGAGCCCGATTTCCCGACTCCTCAACATGTTAAAGAGGCTGCAAAGAGAGCTATAGATGAAGATAAGAGTTACTATACTGGAATGGCTGGTCTTTTAGAGCTTCGTCAAGCAGCAGCTAATTTTGTTAAAGAAAAATACAATTTAACTTATGATCCAGAATCGGAAATTTTAACAACGATTGGTGCTACTGAGGCTATTTCAGCTAGTCTTGCAGCTATTTTAGAGCCAGGTGATAGTGTGTTATTTCCTGGTCCTGGTTTTCCTATCTATGAAGCTCTTACAAAAATGTACGGTGGAGACTTTATTGAATTAGATACATCTAAAACGGACTTTGTTTTGAGCCCTGAGGCTCTTGAAGAAGCCATTATTGCGCAAGGAGATAAGTTGAAGGTTGTTGTTCTTAATTCCCCAGCCAATCCAACAGGCGTTGTTTATACACGTGAACAAATCAAAGCTCTAGCTGCTGTGATTCGCAAGTATCCTATCTATGTGATTTCGGATGAGGTTTACTCAGAGATCACTTATACAGAAGAAGGTCATGTATCAATTGGAGAGTATCTTCCAGAGCAAACAATTGTCATCAATGGTCTCTCTAAGTCTCATGCGATGACGGGATGGCGTTTAGGTTTTATTTTTGCTAATAAGATATTGTGCGCTCAATTAGTTAAAAGTCATCAGTATTTAGTAACTTCAGCAACAACTATCACTCAGTACGCTGCTCTAGAGGCTTTGACAAATGGTAAAGATGACGCTCTACCGATGCGTGATGAGTATCGTAAGCGTCGTGATGTTATTGCGACTGCTTTAACAGAGCTTGGGTTTGATGTTGTCAGTCCTGACGGAGCTTTCTATATTTGGGCAAAAATTCCTGGTGAAGCTGGTAAAGACTCTTATGCTTTTCTTGAAAAACTGGCTCATGAAAAAGCTGTTGCGTTAATCCCAGGAATTGCTTTTGGTCCTTATGGTGAAGGCTATTTACGCATTTCTTACGCAGCAAGTATGGCCGTTATTCAAGAAGCAATGAAACGTTTGAAGGAATTTATGACAAGTAATGATTAG
- the recO gene encoding DNA repair protein RecO — protein MISKDARGIVLYNRDFRESDKLVKIFTETDGKRMFFVKHAGKSKLTAVIQPLTVADFLLKLNDNGLSYIDDFREVRTYQSINEDLFKLSYATYIMALADAAIPDNQVDAPLFAFLEKTLSLMDEGLDYEVLTLIFEIQILERFGVQLNFHECAFCHRVGLPFDFSFRYSGLLCPEHYDKDDKRSYLDPNVPFLLDRFQSVSFDDLRSISLKDDMKAKLRQFIDAVYEDYVGLHLKSKKFIDDLAKWGDIMK, from the coding sequence ATGATTAGTAAGGATGCTAGAGGAATCGTCCTATATAACCGAGATTTTCGTGAATCAGATAAATTGGTTAAAATTTTTACTGAAACTGATGGCAAACGGATGTTTTTTGTGAAGCATGCAGGAAAATCTAAATTAACTGCCGTTATTCAGCCGCTAACAGTGGCTGATTTTCTTCTGAAATTAAATGATAATGGTCTATCTTATATTGATGATTTTAGAGAAGTAAGAACTTATCAGTCTATCAATGAAGATTTATTTAAGTTATCTTATGCGACCTATATTATGGCATTAGCTGATGCAGCGATACCAGATAACCAGGTAGATGCTCCGTTATTTGCTTTTTTAGAAAAAACCTTAAGCTTAATGGATGAAGGTTTAGATTATGAAGTTTTAACCTTAATTTTTGAGATTCAAATTTTGGAGCGCTTTGGTGTTCAGCTAAACTTTCATGAGTGTGCTTTTTGTCATCGTGTTGGTTTGCCTTTTGATTTTTCTTTTCGTTACTCAGGGTTGCTTTGTCCGGAGCATTATGACAAGGATGATAAGCGTTCTTACCTTGACCCCAATGTTCCTTTCTTGTTAGATCGTTTTCAGTCTGTCTCTTTTGATGATTTAAGAAGTATCTCACTCAAGGATGATATGAAAGCTAAGTTGCGACAGTTTATTGATGCTGTTTATGAAGATTATGTTGGTTTACACTTGAAAAGCAAAAAATTTATCGATGATTTGGCTAAGTGGGGCGACATCATGAAATAG
- the plsX gene encoding phosphate acyltransferase PlsX, with protein MKRIAVDAMGGDYAPKAIVEGVNRAIQDFSDIEIQLYGDEAKIREHLTASERVTIVHTNEKINSDDEPAKAIRRKKDASMVLAARAVKDGEAHAMMSAGNTGALLAAGLFVVGRIKGVDRPGLMSTLPTRDGKGFDMLDLGANAENTPAHLLQYAILGSFYAKNVRGIAKPHVGLLNNGTEATKGDSLHKEAYDLLTQEASIHFVGNVEARDLMNGVADVVVTDGFTGNAVLKAIEGTAINLMGSLKSAIKSGGFKAKIGALFLKDSLYQLKDTMDYSSAGGAVLFGLKAPVVKSHGSSDERAVYYTIKQIRTMLETDVVNQLVETFTKEENHD; from the coding sequence ATGAAACGTATTGCAGTTGATGCTATGGGTGGTGATTATGCGCCTAAGGCGATTGTTGAAGGTGTTAATCGTGCTATCCAAGATTTTTCAGATATTGAGATCCAACTTTATGGTGATGAGGCAAAGATTCGTGAGCATCTGACTGCTAGTGAGCGTGTTACGATTGTTCATACCAATGAAAAAATAAATTCAGATGATGAGCCGGCTAAGGCTATTCGTCGGAAAAAAGATGCTTCAATGGTCCTAGCAGCTCGAGCTGTTAAGGATGGGGAAGCCCATGCGATGATGTCTGCTGGAAATACAGGGGCTCTTCTGGCTGCGGGTCTTTTTGTGGTTGGTCGTATCAAGGGTGTTGATCGTCCTGGTCTGATGTCTACTTTACCAACTAGAGATGGTAAGGGATTTGATATGTTGGATTTGGGAGCCAATGCCGAAAATACACCGGCTCATTTGCTACAATATGCCATTTTGGGTTCTTTTTATGCTAAGAATGTTCGTGGAATCGCTAAACCTCATGTCGGTCTTTTGAATAATGGAACAGAGGCAACTAAGGGTGATTCTCTTCATAAGGAAGCATATGATTTGTTGACTCAAGAGGCGTCTATTCACTTTGTGGGTAATGTCGAAGCGCGTGATTTGATGAATGGTGTAGCAGATGTGGTTGTTACAGATGGTTTTACAGGCAATGCGGTTCTTAAAGCGATTGAAGGAACGGCTATTAATCTTATGGGGAGTTTGAAATCTGCAATAAAATCAGGTGGTTTCAAAGCTAAAATTGGTGCCTTATTCTTGAAAGATAGTTTGTATCAATTGAAAGATACCATGGATTATTCATCAGCTGGTGGGGCTGTTCTGTTTGGATTAAAAGCACCTGTGGTTAAATCTCATGGTTCAAGTGATGAGAGGGCTGTTTACTATACTATCAAGCAAATCAGAACTATGTTAGAAACTGATGTTGTTAATCAACTGGTCGAAACATTTACTAAGGAGGAAAATCATGACTAA
- a CDS encoding phosphopantetheine-binding protein produces the protein MTKETIYETVVKVIRQQRHEDDLPVTPEMSLRDDLGVDSIELMEFVIALEDEFNINIPDEDVDQMVRMSDLLTYLDKKVNK, from the coding sequence ATGACTAAGGAAACTATCTATGAAACCGTCGTAAAAGTAATTCGTCAGCAACGACATGAGGATGATTTGCCGGTTACACCAGAAATGAGTCTACGGGATGACTTGGGAGTTGATTCGATTGAGTTGATGGAATTTGTCATTGCTCTTGAAGATGAGTTTAACATTAATATTCCGGATGAAGATGTTGACCAAATGGTTAGGATGAGTGATTTACTGACTTATTTGGATAAGAAAGTTAATAAATAA
- the purC gene encoding phosphoribosylaminoimidazolesuccinocarboxamide synthase, translating to MKKQLIYSGKAKDIYATEDENVIMSVYKDQATMLNGARKETIDGKGVLNNQISSFIFEKLNAAGVKTHFIKQVSDREQLNKKVDIIPLEVVLRNVTAGSFSKRFGVDEGLALNRPIVEFYYKKDELDDPFINDEHVQFLDIASEEEIAYLKEETRRINALLKDWFEKIGLTLIDFKLEFGKDVEGNIILADEFSPDNCRLWDADGNHMDKDVFRRDLGSLTGVYQVVLEKLKELD from the coding sequence ATGAAAAAGCAACTGATTTATTCAGGAAAAGCTAAGGATATCTACGCGACTGAAGACGAAAATGTGATTATGTCCGTGTATAAGGACCAAGCAACCATGCTCAATGGGGCTCGTAAGGAGACGATTGATGGTAAGGGTGTATTGAATAATCAGATTTCGTCTTTTATTTTCGAGAAATTGAATGCGGCAGGTGTCAAAACGCATTTTATTAAACAAGTGTCTGACAGAGAACAATTGAATAAAAAGGTTGACATTATTCCTTTGGAAGTTGTTTTGCGTAATGTGACGGCTGGTTCCTTTTCAAAACGTTTTGGTGTAGATGAAGGACTAGCTTTAAATAGACCAATTGTGGAATTCTATTATAAAAAAGATGAGTTGGATGATCCATTCATTAATGATGAACATGTTCAGTTTTTAGATATTGCTTCAGAAGAAGAAATTGCTTACCTTAAAGAGGAGACACGTCGTATCAATGCGCTTTTGAAAGACTGGTTTGAGAAAATTGGTCTCACATTGATTGATTTCAAGTTGGAATTTGGTAAGGATGTTGAGGGAAATATTATCTTGGCAGATGAATTTTCGCCGGATAACTGTCGTCTTTGGGATGCGGATGGTAATCATATGGATAAGGATGTTTTCCGTAGAGACCTTGGTAGTTTGACAGGTGTTTACCAAGTTGTTTTGGAAAAATTGAAAGAGTTGGATTAA
- a CDS encoding phosphoribosylformylglycinamidine synthase, whose translation MDKRIFVEKKEDFGIKSQSLVKELKHNLQLKTLSDLRIVQVYDVFGLEENLFEAAEKHIFSEQVTDLVLAEETIVSDLDQYAFFAIESLPGQFDQRAASSQEALLLLGAASEVTVNTAQLYLVNQDIDSAELDAVKNYLLNPVDSRFKAIETGIERHSFSESDKTIPNLDFFETYGAEEFTAYKAEQGLAMEVDDLLFIQDYFKSIGRVPTETELKVLDTYWSDHCRHTTFETELKNIDFSASKFQKQLQATYDKYVAMRDELGRSEKPQTLMDMATIFGRYERANGRLDDMELSDEINACSVEIEVDVNGVKEPWLLMFKNETHNHPTEIEPFGGAATCIGGAIRDPLSGRSFVYQAMRISGAGDITAPIDQTRAGKLPQQVISKTAAHGYSSYGNQIGLATTYVKEYFHPGFVAKRMELGAVVGAAPKENIIREKPEAGDVVILLGGKTGRDGVGGATGSSKVQTVESVETAGAEVQKGNAIEERKIQRLFRNGHVTRLIKKSNDFGAGGVCVAIGELADGLEIDLDKIPLKYQGLNGTEIAISESQERMAVVVRPKDVDAFVAEANKENIDAVVVATVTEKANLVMTWNGQTIVNIERSFLDTNGVRVVVDAKVVDSAVALPEACQTSAETLEKDTQAVLADLNHASQKGLQTIFDSSVGRSTVNHPLGGRYQLTPTEASVQKLPVQDGVTHTASVMAQGYHPYLAEWSPYHGAAYAVIEATARLVAAGANWSKARFSYQEYFQRMDKQAERFGQPVAALLGSVEAQLQLGLPSIGGKDSMSGTFEELTVPPTLVAFGVTTVDSRKVLSPEFKVAGEHIYYLPGQALSQDIDFDLIKSNFETFAAIQDKHVITSASAVKYGGLVESLALATFGNRIGAFIDISELDNSLTGQLGGFIFTSQDEIADAIKIGETSDEFTLLVNGVKMDGHALLTAFEGQLEKVYPTTFEQETKMEAVPEVVTETVAKAKETVEQPLVYIPVFPGTNSEYDSAKAFEQAGAKVNLVPFVTLDEAAIVKAVDTMVDNISKSNIIFFAGGFSAADEPDGSAKFIVNILLNQKVRSAIDSFIEKGGLIIGICNGFQALVKSGLLPYGNFEEAHASSPTLFYNDANQHVAKMVETRIANTNSPWLANVAVGDVHAIPVSHGEGKFVVSDEEFAELRDNGQIWSQYVDFDGKPSMDSKYNPNGSLHAIEGITSQNGQIIGKMGHSERWEDGLFQNIPGNKDQGLFAAAVGYFTGK comes from the coding sequence ATGGATAAACGTATTTTTGTTGAGAAAAAGGAAGATTTTGGGATTAAATCTCAGTCTTTAGTGAAAGAATTAAAACACAATCTGCAATTGAAGACCTTGTCTGATTTACGCATTGTGCAGGTTTACGATGTCTTTGGTTTGGAAGAAAACTTGTTTGAAGCAGCTGAAAAACATATCTTCTCTGAACAGGTGACAGATCTTGTTTTGGCAGAGGAGACCATTGTTTCTGACTTAGACCAGTACGCTTTCTTTGCCATTGAAAGCTTGCCTGGTCAATTTGACCAACGTGCGGCTAGTTCACAAGAAGCTTTGCTCTTACTAGGTGCTGCTTCTGAAGTGACGGTTAATACGGCTCAACTTTACTTGGTCAACCAAGATATTGACAGCGCTGAATTGGATGCTGTTAAAAACTATTTGCTTAATCCAGTTGATTCTCGTTTTAAAGCGATTGAAACAGGGATTGAACGCCATTCTTTCTCAGAATCAGACAAGACCATTCCTAACCTTGATTTCTTTGAAACTTATGGGGCAGAAGAATTTACAGCTTACAAGGCAGAGCAAGGTTTGGCCATGGAAGTGGATGATTTGCTTTTTATCCAAGATTACTTTAAATCTATCGGGCGCGTGCCGACTGAAACAGAATTGAAGGTATTGGATACCTACTGGTCAGATCACTGCCGTCACACGACTTTCGAGACTGAATTGAAAAACATCGATTTTTCAGCATCAAAATTCCAAAAACAATTACAGGCGACTTATGATAAATATGTAGCTATGCGAGATGAGTTGGGGCGTTCAGAAAAACCACAAACACTGATGGATATGGCAACCATTTTCGGTCGCTATGAGCGTGCTAATGGTCGTTTGGATGATATGGAACTATCGGATGAAATCAATGCTTGCTCAGTTGAAATTGAAGTAGATGTCAATGGTGTTAAAGAACCATGGCTTCTCATGTTTAAAAACGAAACCCATAACCATCCGACCGAAATTGAACCATTTGGTGGGGCGGCGACTTGTATCGGTGGTGCCATTCGTGACCCATTGTCAGGGCGTTCTTTTGTCTACCAAGCAATGCGTATTTCTGGTGCAGGTGATATCACAGCACCAATCGACCAAACGCGTGCTGGTAAATTGCCACAACAAGTGATTTCAAAAACAGCTGCCCATGGTTATTCTTCTTACGGAAACCAAATCGGTCTAGCAACCACTTATGTGAAAGAATATTTCCACCCTGGATTTGTTGCTAAACGCATGGAGCTCGGTGCGGTTGTCGGTGCGGCTCCTAAGGAAAATATAATCCGTGAAAAACCAGAAGCAGGCGATGTGGTTATTCTCCTTGGTGGGAAAACCGGTCGTGATGGTGTCGGTGGTGCAACAGGTTCTTCTAAAGTTCAGACAGTAGAATCCGTTGAAACTGCTGGTGCAGAAGTTCAAAAAGGGAATGCCATTGAAGAACGTAAAATTCAACGTCTTTTTCGCAATGGTCATGTGACACGTCTCATCAAAAAATCTAATGACTTTGGAGCCGGTGGCGTTTGTGTTGCTATCGGAGAATTAGCTGACGGTCTTGAAATTGATTTGGACAAGATTCCTCTCAAATACCAAGGACTTAACGGAACTGAAATTGCCATTTCAGAATCACAAGAACGCATGGCTGTTGTTGTTCGTCCTAAAGATGTGGATGCCTTTGTGGCAGAAGCCAACAAAGAAAATATAGATGCGGTAGTGGTAGCGACAGTTACTGAAAAAGCTAATCTAGTCATGACTTGGAATGGTCAAACCATTGTCAATATCGAGCGTTCATTCCTTGATACCAATGGTGTACGCGTGGTGGTTGATGCCAAAGTCGTTGACAGTGCTGTTGCATTGCCAGAAGCATGTCAAACGTCAGCTGAGACCCTTGAGAAAGACACACAAGCTGTTCTTGCTGATTTAAACCATGCCTCTCAAAAAGGCTTGCAAACGATTTTTGATTCTTCTGTTGGTCGTTCAACAGTTAACCATCCTCTTGGAGGTCGTTACCAATTGACGCCGACTGAAGCTTCTGTTCAAAAATTGCCAGTCCAAGATGGGGTGACGCATACAGCTTCTGTCATGGCGCAAGGTTACCATCCCTATCTAGCAGAATGGTCTCCATACCACGGTGCTGCTTATGCGGTGATTGAAGCGACAGCTCGTTTGGTTGCTGCGGGTGCCAACTGGTCTAAAGCCCGTTTCTCTTATCAAGAATACTTCCAACGTATGGACAAGCAAGCTGAGCGTTTTGGTCAACCAGTTGCTGCCTTGCTGGGTTCAGTAGAAGCGCAACTTCAACTTGGTTTGCCATCTATCGGCGGTAAAGACTCTATGTCTGGAACTTTTGAAGAATTAACTGTTCCGCCAACCTTGGTGGCCTTTGGGGTAACGACAGTAGACAGTCGCAAGGTACTCTCACCAGAGTTTAAAGTCGCGGGTGAACATATCTACTATCTCCCAGGACAAGCCCTTAGCCAAGATATTGACTTTGACTTGATTAAATCAAACTTTGAAACCTTTGCTGCTATCCAAGATAAACATGTCATCACGTCGGCATCAGCTGTCAAATACGGTGGTCTGGTTGAAAGTTTGGCATTGGCAACTTTTGGCAACCGTATCGGTGCTTTTATAGACATATCAGAGCTTGACAATAGCTTGACAGGTCAATTGGGTGGTTTTATCTTTACGTCACAAGATGAGATTGCTGACGCTATCAAAATTGGTGAAACTAGCGATGAGTTTACGCTTCTTGTCAATGGTGTCAAGATGGATGGACACGCTCTTCTAACAGCCTTTGAAGGTCAATTAGAAAAGGTTTACCCAACAACCTTTGAGCAAGAAACGAAGATGGAAGCCGTACCGGAAGTAGTGACAGAAACTGTCGCTAAAGCTAAAGAAACTGTTGAACAGCCTTTGGTTTACATCCCAGTCTTCCCTGGTACTAACTCTGAATATGACTCTGCTAAGGCTTTTGAACAAGCTGGTGCCAAAGTAAACTTGGTACCATTTGTGACTTTGGATGAAGCAGCGATTGTCAAAGCGGTTGACACTATGGTTGACAATATTAGCAAGTCTAATATCATCTTCTTTGCAGGTGGTTTCTCAGCTGCAGATGAACCAGATGGTTCAGCTAAATTTATCGTCAATATCTTGCTCAATCAAAAAGTTCGCTCTGCGATTGACAGCTTTATTGAAAAGGGTGGTCTCATCATCGGTATCTGTAATGGATTCCAAGCCTTGGTTAAATCTGGCTTGCTTCCATATGGTAACTTCGAGGAGGCTCATGCATCAAGCCCAACCCTTTTCTACAATGACGCCAATCAACACGTGGCCAAAATGGTCGAAACACGTATCGCTAATACCAACTCACCATGGTTGGCTAACGTAGCTGTCGGCGATGTGCACGCGATTCCAGTATCACACGGTGAAGGGAAGTTCGTCGTGTCAGATGAGGAATTTGCAGAGCTCCGTGACAATGGTCAAATCTGGAGTCAATATGTGGACTTTGATGGTAAACCAAGCATGGATAGTAAGTACAATCCGAATGGTTCGCTTCACGCCATTGAAGGTATTACAAGTCAAAATGGTCAAATCATCGGTAAGATGGGTCACTCTGAGCGCTGGGAAGATGGGCTTTTCCAAAATATCCCTGGCAATAAAGATCAAGGTCTTTTTGCAGCAGCGGTTGGCTATTTTACAGGAAAATAA
- the purF gene encoding amidophosphoribosyltransferase has translation MYETKSLNEECGVFGIWGHSQASQVTYFGLHSLQHRGQEGAGIVSNDNGTLKGHRDTGLLSEVFKNPADLEGLTGNAAIGHVRYATAGSADIRNIQPFLYKFHDGQFGLCHNGNLTNAISLRKELEKQGAIFNASSDTEILMHLIRRSHNPSFMGKVKEALSTVKGGFAYLLLTEDRLIAALDPNAFRPLSIGQMQNGAWVISSETCAFEVVGAKWVRDVEPGEVIVIDDEGIHYDTYTDDTQLAICSMEYVYFARPDSTIRGVNVHTARKNMGKRLAQEFKYEADIVVGVPNSSLSAAMGFAEESGLPNEMGLVKNQYTQRTFIQPTQELREQGVRMKLSAVSGVVKDKRVVMIDDSIVRGTTSRRIVQLLREAGAKEVHVAIGSPELKYPCFYGIDIQTRRELISANHSAEEVCDIIGADSLTYLSLDGMIESIGLETDAPNGGLCVAYFDGKYPTPLYDYEEEYLRSLEEQTSFYIEKVK, from the coding sequence ATGTACGAAACAAAATCTCTCAATGAAGAATGTGGTGTTTTTGGAATTTGGGGTCACTCTCAAGCTTCTCAAGTCACTTACTTCGGGCTTCACAGTCTTCAACACCGTGGTCAAGAAGGGGCAGGGATTGTGTCTAATGATAATGGCACTTTAAAAGGACATCGTGACACAGGTCTTTTGTCGGAAGTATTTAAAAATCCTGCCGATTTGGAAGGTTTAACAGGAAATGCAGCTATCGGTCACGTGCGCTATGCAACGGCCGGTTCAGCTGACATCCGTAATATCCAACCTTTCTTATACAAATTTCATGATGGGCAATTTGGTCTTTGCCATAATGGGAATTTGACCAATGCTATTTCACTTCGAAAAGAATTGGAAAAACAAGGGGCTATTTTTAACGCGTCTTCGGATACTGAAATCCTCATGCATCTCATTCGTCGCAGTCATAATCCAAGCTTTATGGGTAAGGTTAAGGAAGCTCTCTCTACTGTTAAAGGTGGTTTTGCCTATCTCTTGCTGACGGAAGATCGTCTGATTGCAGCGCTTGACCCCAATGCCTTTCGTCCACTTTCTATTGGTCAAATGCAAAATGGTGCCTGGGTTATTTCCTCAGAAACCTGTGCCTTTGAAGTGGTTGGTGCTAAGTGGGTACGTGATGTCGAGCCTGGTGAAGTGATTGTCATTGATGATGAGGGTATTCACTACGATACCTATACAGATGACACTCAGCTAGCGATCTGTTCGATGGAGTATGTCTACTTTGCTCGTCCTGACTCAACCATTCGCGGTGTCAATGTCCATACTGCTCGTAAGAATATGGGGAAAAGGCTGGCGCAAGAATTCAAGTATGAGGCTGATATTGTTGTTGGAGTGCCAAATTCCTCACTTAGTGCTGCTATGGGCTTCGCTGAAGAATCTGGTTTACCCAACGAGATGGGTTTGGTCAAAAATCAATATACCCAACGAACCTTTATCCAACCTACTCAGGAGCTGCGTGAGCAAGGTGTTCGCATGAAGCTCTCAGCGGTTTCTGGTGTTGTCAAGGATAAGCGCGTGGTGATGATTGATGATTCGATTGTGCGCGGAACAACTTCTCGCCGTATTGTCCAATTACTTCGTGAAGCAGGAGCTAAGGAAGTGCATGTAGCTATTGGTAGTCCTGAACTTAAGTATCCATGTTTCTATGGCATTGATATTCAAACCCGTCGGGAGCTGATTTCAGCCAATCATTCAGCTGAGGAAGTTTGCGACATTATTGGTGCCGATAGTCTAACCTACCTCTCATTGGATGGAATGATTGAATCCATCGGATTAGAAACAGATGCTCCTAATGGCGGTCTCTGTGTAGCTTATTTTGATGGTAAATACCCAACGCCCCTTTACGATTACGAAGAAGAATATTTACGTAGTTTGGAAGAGCAGACAAGCTTTTATATTGAGAAGGTCAAGTAA
- the purM gene encoding phosphoribosylformylglycinamidine cyclo-ligase codes for MSKNAYAQSGVDVEAGYEVVERIKKHVARTERAGVMGALGGFGGMFDLSQTGVKEPVLISGTDGVGTKLMLAIKYDKHDTIGQDCVAMCVNDIIAAGAEPLYFLDYIATGKNEPAKLEQVVAGVAEGCVQAGAALIGGETAEMPGMYGEDDYDLAGFAVGIAEKSQILDGSKVAEGDVLLGLASSGIHSNGYSLVRRVFADYTGEEELPELEGKKLKEALLEPTRIYVKQVLPLVKENLVNGIAHITGGGFVENVPRMFADDLAADIEENKLPVLPIFKALEKYGDIKHEEMFEIFNMGIGLMMAVRPENIDKVKALVDEEVYDLGRIVKKQNQSVVIK; via the coding sequence ATGTCTAAAAATGCTTATGCACAATCAGGTGTGGACGTCGAAGCTGGTTATGAAGTCGTTGAACGTATCAAAAAACATGTGGCGCGTACAGAACGTGCAGGTGTAATGGGAGCTCTTGGTGGCTTTGGTGGCATGTTTGATTTGAGTCAAACAGGTGTCAAAGAGCCCGTTCTTATTTCAGGAACAGATGGTGTCGGCACCAAGCTCATGCTAGCTATCAAGTATGACAAGCACGATACCATTGGTCAGGACTGTGTGGCTATGTGTGTCAATGATATCATTGCAGCAGGTGCTGAACCCCTTTACTTCCTTGACTATATCGCGACAGGAAAAAATGAACCGGCTAAGTTGGAGCAAGTTGTTGCCGGTGTTGCAGAAGGTTGTGTTCAAGCAGGTGCTGCTCTTATCGGTGGTGAAACTGCTGAAATGCCTGGCATGTACGGCGAAGACGACTATGATTTAGCCGGTTTTGCGGTTGGTATTGCGGAGAAATCTCAAATTCTTGATGGGTCAAAAGTTGCGGAGGGAGATGTTCTCTTAGGGCTCGCATCAAGCGGAATTCATTCCAATGGTTATTCCTTGGTACGTCGCGTCTTTGCTGACTACACAGGTGAGGAAGAATTACCAGAATTAGAAGGTAAAAAACTCAAAGAAGCCCTTCTTGAGCCAACCCGTATCTATGTCAAACAAGTTTTGCCATTGGTCAAAGAAAATCTTGTCAATGGGATTGCCCACATCACTGGTGGTGGCTTTGTTGAAAATGTTCCACGTATGTTTGCAGATGATTTGGCAGCAGACATTGAGGAAAATAAACTTCCTGTCTTGCCAATTTTCAAAGCTTTGGAAAAATATGGCGACATCAAACATGAGGAAATGTTTGAAATCTTCAACATGGGAATTGGTCTCATGATGGCTGTTAGGCCTGAAAATATCGATAAGGTCAAAGCTTTGGTAGACGAAGAGGTGTACGATCTGGGCCGTATCGTCAAAAAACAAAATCAGAGTGTGGTCATCAAATGA
- the purN gene encoding phosphoribosylglycinamide formyltransferase has product MKRIAVFASGSGSNFQVIAENFPVVFVFSDHRDAYVLERAQNLDVASYAFELKEFDNKAAYEKALVDLLDEHQIDLVCLAGYMKIVGPTLLAAYEGRIINIHPAYLSEFPGAHGIQDAWDAGVAESGVTIHYVDSGVDTGKIIHQVRVPRLETDTIETFETRIHEAEYKLYPQVLKELGVTER; this is encoded by the coding sequence ATGAAAAGAATAGCCGTTTTTGCCAGTGGTTCTGGCTCTAACTTTCAAGTCATTGCCGAGAATTTTCCAGTGGTATTTGTCTTTTCAGACCATCGCGATGCTTATGTGCTAGAACGCGCTCAAAATCTAGACGTCGCAAGCTATGCTTTTGAGTTGAAAGAGTTTGATAATAAAGCGGCCTATGAAAAAGCGCTTGTCGACTTGTTAGATGAACATCAGATTGACTTGGTCTGCTTGGCAGGCTACATGAAAATCGTGGGACCGACTTTACTAGCAGCTTACGAGGGGCGCATCATCAACATCCATCCGGCTTACTTGTCAGAGTTTCCTGGTGCACATGGCATTCAAGATGCTTGGGATGCTGGTGTGGCAGAGTCTGGCGTGACCATTCATTATGTGGATTCAGGTGTTGACACTGGAAAAATTATCCATCAAGTGCGGGTGCCACGATTGGAAACTGACACCATCGAAACCTTTGAAACCCGCATTCACGAAGCAGAATACAAACTCTATCCTCAGGTCTTGAAAGAGTTGGGAGTAACAGAAAGGTAG